Genomic segment of Paenibacillaceae bacterium GAS479:
CTACGTCTTGCTCCGTGCAAGTTGGGGATTTGAACAACAGGGAGTCGGAAATGATCGCCGAAAGCATCAGGCCAGCAATCTCTTTTTTCACGGCTACGCCATGCTCTTTGTACAGCTTGAGCAGAATCGTCGCTGTGCAGCCGACTGGCTCAGCACGATAGTACAGCGGAGCCTTCGTCTCAAAGTTGGCGATACGGTGATGGTCGATAACTTCAATAACCGTCACATCATCGATATCGGAGGCGCTTTGTTGGCGCTCATTGTGGTCAACGAGAATAACCTGTTTTGCTTCAGCAGCTACTGCTTCAACAAGACGAGGCGCAGCCACGCCGAACTGATCCAGCGCGTATTGAGTTTCACTGCTTACCGCGCCAAGGCGGATTGCTTCTGCGTTCAGCCCGATCTGATTTTTCAGTTCTGCATAGGCAATCGCCGAGCAGATCGTGTCGGTGTCAGGGTTTTTATGACCGAAAACTAGTACTTTTTCCATCATCGTACTCCTCCGCAAATAAATTCGTATAAGACCTGTCCCCGATTATACCTCAAACCCGCTCGGCAAACCATACCTTTACAGCGAAAAACCGACAATTCCGATGGTTAATTCATTTCCGGCCTAAACAGCATAACCAAATGCCTCGCTTTGCAGCTATATGACAAGCTTTACTCCGCTCGTTTTTTGCTCCAGCATCTTGGAGACGATTGTGCCGATATGCGCTCCTCCTTCAACGGGCGGCGTTCCTCCCTGATGAATATTGGACAGCACGGTACGGGCCGATTCCACCATTCCCTTTCTAGGCCGGTAACACATATAAGCGCTCATCGATGAGGAAGACACGAGCCCAGGCCGCTCGCCAATCAGCATAACGAGGACATCCGGTTCCAATATTTCTCCGATATGATCCATCACCGCCACACGTCCGCCCTTGACGAATATCGGCGTGCCCGCCATCAGCCCATAAGCGTTAAGAGAGTCCATCAACGCGGGGTACACGTCAGAGAGATTATGCTCAATCGCGTTGGCGCTCAACCCGTCCGAGACGACAATTTGCACTTGCGCCCGCTTCTGGCATCCTGCTCGCAACCGGTCAATGCTCTCATCCGTCAGCAGCCTGCCCATATCGGGGCGTTTCAAATAGTTTTCCGTATTCTCGTAGAGCGTTTCTACTTGAAAAAGCTGAAACTTCTCTATAAGTTTATCGCTAACTTCGCCATAGACTGTGTCCACAGCTCCAGCGTGATCACAGCGGAAAAGCAGCATTTCCCGGGTTAACGGCCGCGTCCCCGCTCTCCATACGCCAATTCGGGCAGGCGTCGCAGCTTGCAGCTCCTCCAGCATTTCCGCCGAACGCGGCTGTGGTATATTGTTTCTCCGGCTATGCCTTGGCCCAGTAAACGGTTCGTTTGATTCCACCACGGCAGACGGCAGCTGTTCCTGTGGATGGAATTCGTCATTGATGCGGCTTTGACTCGTCCCCTTTTCCTCCGATGTCTTGCCAAGCCTCTGTTGGAGCTCCTGCATAATTCGGTTGGTCATTTCCTCCAAATCTAACGAATCCATGCCGCCTGCACCTCCCTATCGAAATGAATGGAATATCGTCGGGTCTCCGGCGTCTGCCGTCAGCTTGCCGTTTGCCATAATCCCCATATTCTCCAGCCATCGCTCAAATGCAGGCGCCGGCCTGCGCCTGAGCGTTTCTCTTAAAGTCGCGATATCGTGGAAGCTTGTCGATTGATAGTTCAGCATGCAGTCGTCCGCCATCGCAACACCGATCAGGAAATTAACGCCTGCCGCCGTCAGCAGCACCGACAAGTTATCCATGTCGTTCTGATCCACCTTCATATGGTTCGTATAACAGACGTCAACACCCATCGGCAGTAGATGCAGCTTGCCCATAAAGTGGTCTTCCAGCCCTGCGCGGGTAACTTGTCTGCCGTCATACAAATATTCCGGACCGATAAAACCGACAACGGTGTTTACGAGAAACGGCTTAAATCTTCTCGCCAATCCGTAACAGCGCGCTTCCAGCGTCACCTGATCGATGCCGTGGTGAGCGCCTCCGGACAGCTCCGAGCCTTGCCCCGTCTCAAAATACCAGAAGTTCGGCCCGGCGGATGTGCCTTGGCTGCGAACAAGCGCATCCGCCTCGTTCAGCAGCGCAAGATCGATGCCGAATGACGTGTTCCCGGCTTGCGAGCCTGCAAGACTCTGAAAGATGAGATCCGCATAACCGCCGTTTCTGATCGCCCGCATTTGCGTGGAAATATGCGCCAGGACGCAGTTTTGCGTCGGGATGTTCCATTTGTCCATGACTTCCTTAGTCATGTTCATGATCGCTTTTACGCTGTCCGTTGTATCGATGACGGGATTGATGCCAATCACGGCGTCTCCGATCCCGTAGCTCAACGCCTCATACAAGGCCGCCTGAATGCCGGTCACATCGTCGGCCGGATGGTTAGGCTGCGCCCTTCCTGATAACACGCCGCGCTGGCCGATGGAAGTGTTGCAGTGGGTAATGACTTCGATTTTAGCGGCGGCTTGAATTAAATCCAGATTGCTCATCACCTTGGCGACAGCCGCGATCATTTCGCTCGTCAATCCTCTGGAGATGCGCCTGATCTCGTCCGTTCCGGTCGTGGAAGCAAGCAAGTACTCGCGCAGTTCGGCAACGGACCAGTTGCGGATTTCGGCATAGATTTTCTCATTTATATCTTCCTCAATCACCCGGGACACTTCATCGTCTTCGGGCGGCAGAAGGGGGTTTTCGCGAATATCGGATAAGGTCAAATGGGCCAGCACCCACTTCGCCGCCATTCGTTCTTTGGCATTATCGGCCGCAAGGCCTGCGAGCTGGTCCCCGGACTTCTCTTCGTTGGCTTTCGCCATTACTTCCTTTAAATGACGAAAAGTATACGTTTTGCCGAGCACCGTCGTTGATAGATTCATCCGTACTCCTCCTAACCGCTGTGGAACGCCAGCGTCTTCACAATAACCGGAATCATCGTATCCCGGATCGGTTCCCCCAAATCCAAATAATCTCCAAACTCGACTTTAATCTGATCTACGCACACAATGGATAATTCTCCGGACGAACGCAGCTTCAGCGCTTGCCCTAGCGCCTTGCCCATATCGTTCTCGCATAACACGATCAACGTCCGGCAGCCCGGAATCATCGTCCGGTAATGGGCAACAAGCGATTCGGAAAGCTGTCGGATCAGTTCGTAAGTGACGGTCTGCAAATGGGGAATAAACAGCGCAAAAGGCGGGCAAGCATCGGCATCGTATACTTGCAAGCCGA
This window contains:
- a CDS encoding manganese-dependent inorganic pyrophosphatase translates to MMEKVLVFGHKNPDTDTICSAIAYAELKNQIGLNAEAIRLGAVSSETQYALDQFGVAAPRLVEAVAAEAKQVILVDHNERQQSASDIDDVTVIEVIDHHRIANFETKAPLYYRAEPVGCTATILLKLYKEHGVAVKKEIAGLMLSAIISDSLLFKSPTCTEQDVAAARELAQIAGVDAESYGLNMLKAGADLSDKTIAQLISLDSKEFSMGAAKVEIAQVNAVDLNDVFSRQAEVEAALNDIIASKGLDLFVFVTTDILNNDSVAIVLGKHAAAVEEAFGVKLDGNKATLKGIVSRKAQVVPVLTEILSKK
- a CDS encoding Ethanolamine ammonia-lyase heavy chain; its protein translation is MNLSTTVLGKTYTFRHLKEVMAKANEEKSGDQLAGLAADNAKERMAAKWVLAHLTLSDIRENPLLPPEDDEVSRVIEEDINEKIYAEIRNWSVAELREYLLASTTGTDEIRRISRGLTSEMIAAVAKVMSNLDLIQAAAKIEVITHCNTSIGQRGVLSGRAQPNHPADDVTGIQAALYEALSYGIGDAVIGINPVIDTTDSVKAIMNMTKEVMDKWNIPTQNCVLAHISTQMRAIRNGGYADLIFQSLAGSQAGNTSFGIDLALLNEADALVRSQGTSAGPNFWYFETGQGSELSGGAHHGIDQVTLEARCYGLARRFKPFLVNTVVGFIGPEYLYDGRQVTRAGLEDHFMGKLHLLPMGVDVCYTNHMKVDQNDMDNLSVLLTAAGVNFLIGVAMADDCMLNYQSTSFHDIATLRETLRRRPAPAFERWLENMGIMANGKLTADAGDPTIFHSFR
- a CDS encoding Ethanolamine ammonia-lyase light chain; the encoded protein is MDSLDLEEMTNRIMQELQQRLGKTSEEKGTSQSRINDEFHPQEQLPSAVVESNEPFTGPRHSRRNNIPQPRSAEMLEELQAATPARIGVWRAGTRPLTREMLLFRCDHAGAVDTVYGEVSDKLIEKFQLFQVETLYENTENYLKRPDMGRLLTDESIDRLRAGCQKRAQVQIVVSDGLSANAIEHNLSDVYPALMDSLNAYGLMAGTPIFVKGGRVAVMDHIGEILEPDVLVMLIGERPGLVSSSSMSAYMCYRPRKGMVESARTVLSNIHQGGTPPVEGGAHIGTIVSKMLEQKTSGVKLVI